In one Polaribacter sp. ALD11 genomic region, the following are encoded:
- a CDS encoding GNAT family N-acetyltransferase, giving the protein MNNLKGTNIILRALEPEDLDFLYNIENNESFWEISHTQTPFSKFILKQYLENAHLDIFEAKQLRLLIEEKSTKRQLGMIDLFDFNPQHKRAGIGILIHPDFQKNGYASEALSVLINYAFSHLNLHQLYANITSDNSKSISLFTKHKFEKVGVKKEWILSEGKFKDEILFQLIK; this is encoded by the coding sequence ATGAACAACCTTAAAGGAACAAATATAATTTTACGTGCTCTAGAACCAGAAGATTTAGATTTTCTATACAACATAGAAAATAACGAATCTTTTTGGGAAATAAGCCATACCCAAACTCCGTTTTCTAAGTTTATTTTGAAACAATATTTAGAAAATGCACATTTAGATATCTTTGAAGCAAAACAACTACGCTTATTAATAGAAGAAAAATCAACAAAAAGACAATTAGGAATGATTGATTTGTTTGATTTTAATCCGCAACATAAAAGAGCAGGAATTGGTATTTTAATTCATCCCGATTTTCAAAAAAATGGTTATGCATCAGAAGCTTTATCCGTTTTAATTAATTATGCGTTTTCTCATTTGAATTTGCATCAACTGTATGCGAATATTACTTCAGACAATTCTAAAAGTATTTCTTTATTTACAAAACATAAATTCGAAAAAGTAGGTGTAAAAAAAGAATGGATTTTATCTGAAGGAAAATTTAAAGATGAGATCTTATTTCAATTGATAAAATAG
- the dapF gene encoding diaminopimelate epimerase, which produces MNLNFYKYEGTGNDFVMIDNRTKIFPKENLKVISHLCDRHFGIGADGVILIENDTEFDFKMIYFNADGSETFCGNGGRCTVAFAKQLGIIKNNTHFIAVDGPHFSEIENCNVSLKMIDVAEVQVNEHSVFAYTGTQHHVELVDSLDDYPVYKNGKKIRDSYSEPGSNVNFVEQINKDTFRVRTYEKGVENETLACGTGVTAVAIAMHKTNKTKSNLILLPVEGGHLEVSFTEENGVYKNVFLKGPATFVFKGEIQI; this is translated from the coding sequence ATGAATTTGAATTTTTATAAATACGAAGGAACTGGTAACGATTTTGTAATGATCGATAACAGGACAAAAATCTTTCCTAAAGAGAATCTTAAAGTAATTTCTCATCTTTGTGACAGGCATTTTGGCATTGGCGCAGATGGTGTTATTTTAATAGAAAATGATACTGAATTCGATTTTAAAATGATTTATTTTAATGCTGATGGAAGTGAAACTTTCTGTGGAAATGGAGGTCGATGTACTGTTGCTTTTGCTAAACAGTTAGGTATTATTAAAAATAATACACATTTTATTGCTGTTGACGGGCCTCATTTTTCTGAAATAGAAAATTGTAATGTCTCTCTAAAAATGATTGATGTTGCAGAAGTACAAGTAAATGAACATTCAGTTTTTGCATATACAGGAACGCAGCATCATGTTGAGTTGGTTGACAGTTTAGATGATTACCCTGTGTATAAAAACGGTAAAAAGATTAGAGATTCATATTCAGAACCTGGAAGTAACGTAAATTTTGTAGAACAAATTAATAAAGATACTTTTAGAGTTAGAACGTACGAAAAAGGAGTGGAAAATGAAACTTTAGCTTGCGGAACAGGTGTTACAGCGGTTGCAATTGCCATGCATAAAACAAATAAAACTAAAAGTAATTTAATTTTATTGCCTGTAGAAGGTGGTCATTTAGAGGTTTCTTTTACAGAAGAAAACGGTGTTTACAAAAACGTGTTTTTAAAAGGACCTGCTACTTTTGTTTTTAAAGGTGAAATACAGATATAA
- a CDS encoding trypsin-like peptidase domain-containing protein — MKKAFSFLGMAILGGALTLGGYKMLFNEQVVIERTVQNPIETVQTNYNPNYKSTGSVEMSTDFTVAADKTVHAVVHVKNTAIRTQTNQLDLFFGRGNGQRQYEQVGTGSGVIISADGYIVTNNHVIEGASALEITLNNKKKYKAELIGRDTANDIALLKIDTDIDLPYVPFANSDNIKIGEWVLAVGNPYNLTSTVTAGIISAKGRDLEGNRNIESFIQTDAAVNPGNSGGALVNARGELIGINTAISSKTGSFIGYSFAVPSNIAKKIIDDILEFGTVQEAVLGIRFLPAEDNKVEGVRIADVEENQGAANAGLQKDDIIVKINSVKISKFSELRGQLTAKRPGESVTITVERDGELLMKNVKLTKRIKAISAPALGWELKELSKEEKKLRKINKGIKIIKDTKYGLSNYIITKINDKEVDNAQETAAILNKLYNSRYSNNIIELINLDGERERIRF, encoded by the coding sequence ATGAAAAAAGCATTCAGTTTTCTTGGTATGGCAATTTTAGGAGGAGCACTTACTTTGGGTGGTTACAAGATGCTATTTAATGAACAAGTAGTAATAGAAAGAACAGTTCAAAATCCTATAGAAACGGTTCAAACAAATTACAATCCGAATTACAAAAGTACAGGCTCGGTAGAAATGTCTACAGATTTTACAGTAGCTGCAGATAAGACCGTTCATGCAGTTGTGCACGTTAAAAATACGGCAATTCGAACACAAACAAATCAGTTAGATCTTTTCTTCGGAAGAGGAAACGGACAAAGACAGTACGAGCAAGTTGGTACAGGAAGCGGTGTTATTATTTCTGCAGATGGTTATATTGTAACCAATAATCATGTAATTGAAGGTGCAAGTGCATTAGAAATTACATTAAACAATAAGAAGAAATACAAAGCAGAATTAATAGGAAGAGATACTGCAAACGATATTGCTTTATTAAAAATTGACACAGATATAGATTTGCCATATGTTCCTTTTGCAAATTCAGATAATATAAAAATAGGAGAATGGGTTTTAGCCGTTGGGAATCCTTACAACTTAACATCTACGGTAACTGCAGGAATTATTTCTGCTAAAGGAAGAGATTTAGAAGGAAACAGAAATATAGAATCTTTTATACAGACAGATGCGGCAGTAAACCCAGGGAATAGTGGTGGAGCTTTGGTAAATGCAAGAGGTGAATTAATAGGAATTAACACAGCTATTTCTTCTAAAACAGGTTCTTTTATTGGGTATTCTTTTGCGGTTCCTTCTAATATTGCTAAAAAAATAATTGATGATATTTTAGAATTTGGTACTGTACAAGAAGCTGTTTTAGGAATTCGTTTCTTGCCAGCTGAAGATAATAAGGTAGAAGGTGTTAGAATAGCAGATGTAGAAGAAAACCAAGGTGCAGCAAATGCAGGTTTACAAAAGGATGATATTATTGTAAAAATAAACAGTGTTAAAATCTCTAAGTTTTCTGAATTAAGAGGGCAATTAACAGCAAAAAGACCAGGTGAATCTGTAACTATTACTGTTGAAAGAGATGGTGAATTGTTAATGAAGAATGTGAAATTGACAAAAAGAATAAAGGCCATTTCTGCGCCAGCTTTAGGTTGGGAATTAAAAGAGTTGTCTAAAGAAGAAAAGAAACTTAGAAAAATTAATAAAGGAATTAAGATAATTAAGGATACTAAGTACGGTTTAAGTAATTACATTATTACTAAAATAAACGATAAAGAAGTTGACAATGCGCAAGAAACCGCTGCTATCTTAAATAAATTATATAACTCTAGATATTCTAATAATATTATAGAGTTGATAAACTTGGACGGGGAAAGAGAACGAATTCGTTTTTAA
- a CDS encoding glyceraldehyde-3-phosphate dehydrogenase: MSTKVNYNEEVLSQAQTRRATVEFINIVNDLWYDKSIELVLFRNPLVDKRASEVLNLIEYAREFVSKPISILDALDIAKAIKQIDLPSSKLDIGKLAYECYLSSKSCEDKVAFVQNKLKDATVAKDIQPKDVVLYGFGRIGRLLARELMTKMGKGSQLRLRAIVTRGEINETVLEKRASLLSIDSVHGDFLGTVQVDVENKALIINGTTVYMISANNPEDIDYTTYDINDALIIDNTGAFRNDVELSRHLKSKGASKVLITAPAKGVPNIVHGVNHKQNNPDKVDIFSAASCTTNAITPILKVLEDNYGIKKGHLETIHAYTNDQNLVDNMHSKYRRGRAAALNMVITETGAGAAVAKAIPALEGKLTSNAIRVPVPNGSLAILNLQLNTKVTKEGVNSLIKKYALEGDLVEQIKYSLDNELVSSDIIGTTAPSIFDSKATITDNETIVIYVWYDNEYGYSHQVIRLAKHIAKVRRFTYY; the protein is encoded by the coding sequence ATGTCAACAAAAGTAAATTACAACGAAGAAGTTTTATCACAGGCGCAAACAAGAAGAGCAACTGTAGAGTTTATTAATATCGTAAACGATTTATGGTATGATAAATCGATTGAATTAGTACTTTTTAGAAATCCTTTAGTAGATAAAAGAGCTAGTGAAGTTTTAAACTTAATAGAGTATGCAAGAGAATTTGTAAGTAAACCAATTTCTATTCTAGATGCTTTAGATATTGCAAAGGCAATTAAGCAAATAGATTTACCGTCTTCTAAATTAGACATTGGTAAATTGGCATATGAATGTTATTTAAGTTCTAAAAGCTGCGAAGATAAAGTAGCCTTTGTTCAAAATAAATTAAAAGATGCAACAGTTGCAAAAGATATTCAACCAAAAGACGTTGTTTTGTATGGTTTTGGTAGAATAGGAAGGTTATTAGCAAGAGAATTAATGACTAAAATGGGTAAAGGTTCTCAATTGAGGTTAAGAGCAATTGTAACTCGTGGCGAAATAAATGAAACCGTTTTAGAAAAAAGAGCCTCTTTATTAAGTATCGATTCGGTACATGGAGACTTCTTAGGAACTGTTCAAGTAGATGTAGAGAATAAAGCATTAATTATTAACGGAACAACTGTTTATATGATTTCTGCAAACAATCCAGAAGATATCGATTATACAACATATGATATTAACGACGCTTTAATTATAGACAATACAGGTGCTTTTAGAAATGATGTTGAGTTAAGTAGACATTTAAAATCTAAAGGAGCAAGCAAAGTTTTAATAACAGCGCCAGCAAAAGGGGTTCCAAATATTGTTCATGGTGTAAATCATAAACAGAACAACCCAGATAAAGTAGACATTTTCTCTGCAGCATCTTGTACAACCAATGCAATAACACCAATTTTAAAGGTTTTAGAAGATAATTACGGAATTAAAAAAGGGCATTTAGAAACCATTCACGCATATACAAACGATCAGAATTTAGTCGATAATATGCACAGTAAGTACAGAAGAGGAAGAGCTGCCGCTTTAAATATGGTAATTACAGAAACAGGCGCAGGTGCAGCAGTTGCAAAAGCAATACCAGCTTTAGAAGGAAAGTTAACCTCTAACGCAATTCGAGTTCCTGTTCCTAATGGTTCTTTAGCCATTTTAAACTTACAATTAAATACGAAAGTTACTAAAGAAGGCGTAAATTCTTTAATTAAAAAATATGCTTTAGAAGGCGATTTGGTAGAACAAATAAAATATTCTTTAGACAATGAATTAGTTTCTTCAGATATTATAGGCACCACTGCACCATCAATTTTCGATAGTAAAGCAACCATTACAGACAATGAAACTATTGTAATTTATGTTTGGTATGACAATGAATACGGCTATTCTCACCAAGTAATTCGTTTGGCAAAACACATCGCAAAGGTGAGAAGATTTACATATTATTAA
- the ligA gene encoding NAD-dependent DNA ligase LigA yields the protein MSEEERIQQLRDELNNHNYNYYVLDNGTISDFDFDIKLKELEKLEAENIAFFDANSPTQRVGGTVIKNFNTIVHKNRMYSLDNSYSKEDLFEWEKRVEKVLGTTALEFTCELKFDGASINLTYENGQFVKAVTRGDGFQGDDVSTNIRTIKSIPLNIKPDFVRDFEMRGEIILPLEGFIKMNEERIENGEEEYRNPRNTASGSLKLQDSTEVAKRPLDCLLYQVVTSERKYKTHFESLEYARKVGFKVPKSIKLAKTIDEVYDFVNYWDVNRHELPYETDGIVIKVNNLQHQEELGYTAKAPRWAIAYKFKAEQVSTTLNEITYQVGRTGAITPVANLDPVQLAGTTVKRASLHNADQIEKLDIREKDTVFVEKGGEIIPKIIAVDFTKRPEDSKPTIYATNCPECNTELVRTEGDAKHYCPNEFGCAPQITGRIQHFISRKAMDIDGLGLETVDLLRKEGLIQNYADLYDLKVEQVIPLERMAEKSAQNMIYGIEKSKEIPFEKVLFALGIRFVGETVAKKLAKHFKSIDNLMTATFEELIKADEIGDRIAQSILDFSNNLGNIQLINRLKSYGLQLEVSAESLENQTDKLEGQVFVVSGVFHQLSRNELKKAIEDNGGKVSSSISKKTNFIVAGDNMGPSKLTKAQDLGVSIISEQDFIDKISCGLYLTQTAELKTEN from the coding sequence ATGAGTGAAGAAGAAAGAATACAACAACTTCGTGATGAGTTAAACAACCATAATTACAACTATTATGTATTAGATAACGGAACAATTTCCGATTTTGATTTCGACATAAAACTAAAAGAATTAGAAAAATTAGAGGCAGAAAATATCGCTTTTTTCGATGCAAATTCACCAACACAAAGAGTAGGAGGTACTGTTATTAAGAACTTTAATACAATTGTGCATAAAAACAGAATGTATTCTTTAGATAACTCGTATTCAAAAGAAGATTTGTTTGAATGGGAAAAACGAGTAGAAAAAGTTTTAGGAACTACAGCGTTAGAATTTACATGTGAATTAAAATTTGATGGTGCATCTATCAATTTAACTTATGAAAACGGTCAGTTTGTGAAAGCGGTAACACGTGGCGATGGTTTTCAAGGAGATGACGTTTCAACAAATATTCGTACAATAAAATCAATTCCATTAAATATAAAACCGGACTTCGTCCGCGATTTTGAAATGCGAGGAGAAATCATTTTACCTTTAGAAGGTTTCATTAAAATGAATGAAGAACGTATAGAAAACGGAGAAGAAGAATATAGAAATCCTAGAAATACCGCAAGCGGAAGTTTAAAATTACAAGACAGTACCGAAGTTGCAAAAAGACCTTTAGATTGTTTGTTGTATCAAGTGGTAACATCAGAAAGAAAATATAAAACGCATTTCGAAAGTTTAGAGTATGCTAGAAAAGTTGGTTTCAAAGTTCCAAAATCTATAAAACTAGCAAAAACGATTGATGAAGTGTACGATTTTGTAAATTATTGGGATGTCAATCGTCATGAGTTACCTTATGAAACAGACGGAATTGTAATAAAAGTAAATAATTTACAGCATCAAGAAGAGCTTGGGTACACAGCGAAAGCACCTCGTTGGGCAATTGCATACAAGTTTAAAGCGGAGCAAGTTTCTACAACATTAAATGAAATTACGTATCAGGTTGGTAGAACGGGTGCAATTACACCGGTTGCAAATTTAGATCCAGTTCAATTAGCAGGTACAACGGTAAAACGAGCGTCTTTGCACAATGCAGATCAAATAGAAAAATTAGATATTAGAGAAAAAGATACTGTTTTTGTAGAAAAAGGAGGAGAGATTATTCCGAAAATAATAGCAGTAGATTTTACAAAACGTCCAGAAGATTCAAAACCAACAATCTATGCAACCAATTGTCCGGAATGTAATACAGAATTGGTAAGAACAGAAGGTGATGCAAAACATTATTGCCCGAATGAATTTGGTTGTGCGCCACAAATAACAGGAAGAATTCAGCACTTTATTTCAAGAAAAGCCATGGATATTGATGGTTTGGGATTAGAAACGGTAGATTTATTACGTAAAGAAGGTTTAATTCAGAATTATGCAGATTTGTACGACTTAAAAGTTGAACAAGTAATTCCGTTAGAAAGAATGGCAGAGAAATCTGCACAGAATATGATTTACGGAATTGAGAAATCAAAAGAAATTCCGTTTGAAAAAGTATTATTTGCACTCGGAATTCGTTTTGTAGGTGAAACAGTTGCTAAAAAACTAGCAAAACATTTCAAATCGATTGACAATCTAATGACGGCAACGTTTGAAGAGTTGATTAAAGCCGATGAAATTGGAGATCGAATAGCGCAGAGTATTCTCGATTTTTCTAATAATTTAGGAAACATTCAATTAATAAATCGTTTAAAAAGTTACGGATTGCAATTAGAGGTTTCGGCAGAAAGTTTAGAAAATCAAACCGACAAGTTAGAAGGGCAAGTTTTTGTGGTTTCAGGCGTTTTTCATCAACTATCTAGAAACGAACTTAAAAAAGCAATTGAAGACAATGGTGGAAAAGTAAGTTCATCAATCTCTAAAAAAACAAATTTTATTGTTGCAGGCGATAATATGGGACCAAGTAAATTAACAAAAGCGCAAGACTTAGGCGTTTCAATTATTTCTGAACAAGATTTTATAGATAAAATTAGTTGCGGTTTATATCTCACTCAAACGGCTGAATTGAAAACTGAAAATTAA
- a CDS encoding DUF4294 domain-containing protein, with amino-acid sequence MKKIVYLYIMTISFLTFSQKRDLDSLPKNIDEYIFVKPGDSVVIQLNEIALLPKPKFSSQEDIRYYLWFRKKVYKAYPFAKLASERLDSLNAKLDRIASKSKKRKYTRLVQDYIEGEFTDQMKKMTTTEGRVLIKLIHRQTGKTAFNNIRGLRSGWKAFWYNATANIFKLSLKTEYLPETVNEDFLIEDILQRAFRDDKLQAQRSKLDFDFMKVIASKKAEINVEEYKLMFSKMKKKRKKKKKS; translated from the coding sequence TTGAAAAAAATAGTATACCTATATATAATGACAATTTCTTTCCTTACTTTTTCACAAAAGAGAGATTTAGATTCATTGCCTAAAAACATAGATGAATATATTTTTGTAAAACCAGGAGACTCAGTTGTCATTCAATTAAATGAAATTGCATTATTACCAAAGCCAAAATTTAGCTCACAAGAAGACATTCGGTATTATCTATGGTTTAGGAAGAAAGTATACAAAGCATATCCTTTTGCCAAATTAGCATCAGAAAGACTAGATAGCTTAAATGCTAAATTAGACAGAATAGCATCAAAAAGTAAGAAGAGAAAATACACGCGACTGGTTCAAGATTACATTGAAGGTGAATTTACAGATCAAATGAAGAAAATGACCACAACAGAAGGTCGTGTTTTAATTAAATTAATTCATCGTCAAACCGGTAAAACTGCATTTAATAACATAAGAGGGCTTAGAAGTGGTTGGAAAGCATTTTGGTACAACGCAACTGCCAATATTTTTAAGCTTTCCTTAAAAACAGAATACCTACCAGAAACTGTAAACGAAGATTTTCTGATAGAAGATATACTACAACGTGCTTTTCGTGACGATAAGTTACAAGCTCAGAGATCGAAATTAGACTTCGATTTCATGAAAGTTATAGCATCTAAGAAAGCAGAAATCAATGTAGAGGAATACAAATTGATGTTTTCTAAAATGAAAAAGAAAAGAAAGAAGAAGAAAAAGAGTTAG